A window from Drosophila nasuta strain 15112-1781.00 chromosome 3, ASM2355853v1, whole genome shotgun sequence encodes these proteins:
- the LOC132789644 gene encoding uncharacterized protein LOC132789644, whose protein sequence is MELNILDLNDYCLGSILKYLELEDHVRFAQTCKRFEEVLRDWSPVLYPDFRIKRSHDTDPEEVKWQYQLLCILRDIIKRLYLDIHQEDGEAPLSIDDLVSQIKDMESLEYIAINEGSMFGGLMLKSSTPRQQLIEKVLDALEFLSTIKSVSVSSKTDIYTACSLKRMNCLEKISIDNKISVDDLIEICKSNTNLRVLWIREVVGELSDIVPHCQNLEEISFPMFASHKSYARLADLSKLRKVIIKSTNATSPCAKLIELFDAFVEKKQQTALESLMLFSFLDFDETSKLIQLTSLKELRCAFDDARCIDLLTDLTELEGLYIMLGRSAAGSKECLNILRSCQKLQRLHINSNLSVEFTGKALEVLRNVRIPEKQKPLQLYSTGVMHLCNDEDEKLIDNAFCIVVNQSEYLRALPWRLPN, encoded by the exons ATGGAGTTAAACATATTAGATCTAAATGATTATTGTCTCGGTTCAATATTGAAGTATCTGGAACTAGAAGATCATGTTCGATTTGCACAGACTTGCAAGCGATTTGAAGAAGTGCTCCGAGATTGGTCACCTGTGCTCTATCCAGACTTTCGAATTAAGAGAAGTCATGATACGGATCCCGAAGAAGTGAAATGGCAATATCAATTATTGTGCATACTACGAGACATCATTAAGCGACTGTATTTGGATATCCATCAAGAAGATGGCGAAGCACCGCTTTCCATCGACGATCTCGTTAGTCAGATTAAAGATATGGAAAGTCTGGAATATATTGCAATAAACGAAGGAAGCATGTTTGGAGGATTGATGCTTAAGTCGAGCACACCACGTCAACAACTGATCGAAAAGGTATTAGATGCCCTAGAATTTCTTTCCACTATAAAAAGTGTTAGCGTTAGCAGCAAAACTGACAT ttatacCGCGTGCAGTTTGAAACGAATGAATTGCTTGGAGAAAATATCAATCGATAATAAAATATCCGTTGACGATTTGATCGAAATCTGTAAATCAAATACGAATCTGCGAGTTTTGTGGATAAGAGAAGTTGTCGGCGAACTTTCGGACATTGTGCCCCATTGCCAGAACTTGGAAGAAATCTCCTTTCCCATGTTTGCCAGTCATAAATCTTACGCTCGCCTCGCGGATCTTTCCAAGCTACGCAAAGTTATTATAAAGAGCACAAATGCGACTTCGCCTTGTGCTAAATTAATCGAATTATTCGATGCATTTGTTGAGAAGAAGCAACAAACTGCTTTGGAAAGTCTAATGTTATTCTCCTTCTTGGACTTTGACGAGACGAGCAAACTAATTCAATTGACCTCTCTGAAAGAACTGCGTTGTGCTTTCGATGATGCCAGATGCATTGATCTCTTGACTGATTTAACTGAGCTTGAGGGACTTTATATTATGCTGGGTCGTTCAGCTGCCGGCTCCAAAGAGTGTTTGAACATACTGCGATCATGTCAAAAATTGCAACGTTTGCACATCAATTCGAATTTATCAGTCGAATTTACAGGCAAAGCGCTGGAAGTCTTGCGGAATGTACGCATACCTGAAAAGCAAAAACCTCTGCAATTGTATTCCACGGGAGTTATGCATTTGTGCAATGACGAAGAT GAAAAGTTGATTGATAACGCCTTCTGCATAGTAGTGAATCAGTCCGAATATTTGCGCGCTTTACCCTGGCGATTACCAAACTAG